The proteins below come from a single Danaus plexippus chromosome 9 unlocalized genomic scaffold, MEX_DaPlex mxdp_24, whole genome shotgun sequence genomic window:
- the LOC116767642 gene encoding bax inhibitor 1 — MAPTIHTFINSFQNRLEPPVRQHLKNVYGTLMMTCGAASAGVYVDIYTRFQAGILSALVGAGLMLMLIATPDNGKNTQLRLGYLLGFGLTSGMGLGPLMEYVSIVDPSIIMTALMGTTLVFVCFSVAAMLAERGSWLFLGGTLMTLLTSMSLMTLVNLFMQSHILYQTHLYLGLMLMCGFVLFDTQLIIEKRRMGNKDFVQHALELFIDFIGMFRRLVIILTQKEEQNRRRKRD, encoded by the exons ATGGCTCCAACTATTCACACTTTCATCAATAGTTTTCAAAATCGACT AGAACCACCAGTGCGTCAACATCTTAAGAATGTTTATGGCACACTCATGATGACATGTGGGGCAGCTTCGGCCGGAGTGTATGTTGACATATACACACGGTTCCAGGCTGGAATTCTTTCAGCCCTTGTAGGTGCTGGTCTCATGCTAATGCTGATTGCTACACCAGACAATGGAAAAAATACTCAATTAAGACTCGGCTATCTGCTAGGATTTGGTTTAACATCAG GAATGGGCTTGGGACCTCTGATGGAGTATGTCAGCATTGTGGACCCCTCCATTATAATGACAGCTTTAATGGGCACAACATTAGTGTTTGTGTGTTTCTCCGTTGCTGCCATGCTAGCTGAACGTGGCAGCTGGTTATTCTTGGGCGGCACACTGATGACCTTGCTAACATCTATGTCTTTGATGACCCTAGTCAATCTTTTCATGCAATCACATATCTTATACCAA ACACATCTGTACCTTGGACTCATGTTAATGTGTGGCTTTGTGCTCTTTGATACACAACTCATTATTGAGAAGCGCAGAATGGGCAACAAGGACTTTGTACAACATGCATTAGAGCTGTTCATTGACTTTATTGGAATGTTCAGAAGACTGGTGATTATCCTTACACAAAAA gAAGAGCAGAACCGCCGCCGTAAACGTGATTAG
- the LOC116767434 gene encoding pre-rRNA 2'-O-ribose RNA methyltransferase FTSJ3 → MGKKTKVGKQRKDKYYQLAKETGFRSRAAFKLIQLNRKFGFLQKSRVCIDLCAAPGGWMQVAHQNMPVSSVVIGVDLFPIKQVPGCISLTEDITTEKCKTAIKKEIKTWKADVVLHDGAPNVGLNWIHDAYQQACLTLSALKLASHFLREGGWFVTKVFRSKDYHALLWVLKQFFKKVHATKPQASRNESSEIFVVCQGYIAPDSIDPKLLDPKHVFEDLEIVKKQQMNLLHPEKQKKPKAEGYKENDYTTYHSVPISEFLDKEDPIDLLQGCSEIIIDDKSVLGHPKTTKEIIECCKDIKVLGRKDVKALLSWIKHLKDWKASQNATEETEKKDDDDKEVEEASGDENDKVDNEIADLQDEEKRQLKRKRKQLNKQRQKLAEKMNLKMVLKGDDGPILESHDMFSLSDIKNTQQLNMIVDQQPDIVLEKEDSDDELKKKAKFVKYDIEESKLDSSGLFYKDSDSELEMESDSDDEKEKETLAFSDSDNESKKIDKLTKLNTLRNSKISKEKPIPKDNPLLTDLDDTDPVSKRTKKAELWFEKDSFKEVDEEDDEGVDLDKLAETYREKGKKVKDLSMGISDIKKSGVKRKNEESSEESSDSDYDVEENVSPADKSGAKTTKKDGFEVVTQDPELKRLKKNLKMDAETLALGTMIATSKKFKRDLIDDGWNRYAFNDTNLPDWFVEDEKKHMRKDIVVPEKYTEEYKNRLQDINARPIKKVVEAKARKKKRMIKKMERAKKKVEAVMENADMSEREKAQQVRQLYKKAQTENKKKVTYVVAKKHTTAKRMKRPTGVKGQYKVVDPRMKKDLRAQKAKEKTKGRGKKAGKTGKTNKQRPAKKKGNKAK, encoded by the exons ATGGGAAAGAAAACGAAAGTAGGAAAACAGcgaaaagataaatattatcaacttGCTAAAGAAACAG gttTTAGGTCAAGAGCTGCTTTTAAGTTAATACAGTTAAATCGAAAATTTGGTTTTCTCCAAAAATCGCGAGTATGTATCGATTTATGTGCTGCTCCCGGAGGATGGATGCAGGTGGCTCACCAAAACATGCCTGTATCCAGTGTTGTAATAGGTGTCGATTTGTTCCCTATAAAACAAGTACCTGGCTGCATCAGTCTGACTGAGGATATAACAacagaaaaatgtaaaactgCTATTAAGAAAGAAATCAAAACATGGAAAGCTGATGTTGTACTTCATGATGGTGCTCCAAATGTTGGTCTAAATTGGATCCATGATGCTTACCAGCAGGCTTGCCTCACTTTAAGTGCATTAAAATTAGCATCACACTTCTTGAGAGAAGGTGGATGGTTTGTGACTAAAGTCTTCAGGTCAAAAGATTATCATGCATTACTGTGGGtgctaaaacaattttttaagaaagtaCATGCTACAAAACCACAAGCATCTCGTAATGAATCTTCTGAGATATTCGTTGTGTGCCAAGGATATATAGCCCCAGACAGTATTGATCCCAAACTTTTAGACCCGAAACATGTGTTTGAAGATCTTGAAATAGTTAAAAAGCAACAAATGAATCTTTTGCATCctgaaaaacagaaaaaaccCAAAGCTGAGggttataaagaaaatgattACACAACATACCACAGTGTTCCTATATCAGAATTTTTGGATAAAGAGGATCCCATAGACTTACTACAGGGGTGCTCTGAG ataataatagaTGATAAATCTGTACTCGGCCATCCTAAGACcacaaaagaaattatagaatGCTGCAAAGACATAAAGGTTTTGGGAAGGAAGGATGTGAAAGCTCTTTTAAGTTGGATAAAACATCTCAAAGATTGGAAAGCATCGCAGAATGCTACAGAA gaaaCAGAGAAGAAAGATGACGATGATAAAGAAGTAGAAGAAGCTTCTGGTGATGAAAATGATAAAGTCGATAATGAGATAGCTGACCTACAG gatgAAGAAAAGAGGCAGCTGAAACGAAAAAGGAAGCAGTTGAATAAACAGAGACAAAAATTAGCCGAGAAAATGAACCTTAAAATGGTTTTGAAAGGAGATGATGGACCAATATTAGAAAGCCATGACATGTTTTCTCTCTCCGACATCAAGAACACCCAa CAATTAAATATGATAGTTGACCAACAACCAGACATAGTATTGGAGAAAGAGGATTCCGATGACGAATTGAAGAAGAAGGCGAAGTTtgttaaatatgatatagagGAATCCAAGCTGGATTCATCAGGACTGTTCTACAAGGATTCCGACAGTGAGCTGGAAATGGAATCTGATTCCGACGATGAAAAGGAGAAAGAGACTTTGG CATTTTCTGACTCCGACAATGAATCAAAGAAAATTGACAAGCTGACAAAGTTGAATACATTGAGGAACAGCAAGATCAGTAAAGAAAAGCCCATACCTAAGGATAATCCATTGCTGACAGACCTCGACGACACAGATCCAGTGTCTAAGAGAACTAAGAAGGCTGAGCTCTGGTTCGAGAAGGACAGCTTTAAAGAAGTTGATGAGGAAGATGACGAAGGAGTTGACTTGGATAAATTAGCTGAGACATACAGGGAGAAAG gAAAAAAGGTAAAGGATCTGTCAATGGGAATAAGTGATATAAAGAAGTCTGGTGTGAAGAGGAAGAACGAAGAGAGTTCAGAGGAATCATCGGACAGTGATTATGATGTGGAGGAAAATGTGTCCCCTGCTGATAAAAGTGGAGCAAAAACAACAAAGAAGGATGGATTTGAAGTAGTCACACAGGATCCCG AATTAAAGCGTctgaagaaaaatttaaaaatggatgCTGAAACTCTAGCGTTGGGCACAATGATAGCCACTTCGAAGAAATTTAAACGAGACCTAATCGATGATGGCTGGAATCGATACGCCTTCAACGATACTAACCTACCTGATTGGTTTGTAGAAGACGAAAAGAAACATATGAGGAAAGATATTGTAGTACCAGAG AAATACACCGAGGAGTACAAAAACAGATTACAAGACATAAACGCAAGACCAATCAAGAAGGTTGTCGAAGCAAAGGCTAGGAAGAAGAAGCGTATGATTAAGAAAATGGAACGAGCGAAGAAGAAGGTTGAGGCTGTTATGGAAAACGCTGATATGTCAGAAAGAGAAAAGGCTCAACAAGTTAGACAGCTGTATAAAAAGGCgcaaacagaaaataaaaagaaagtcACATATGTGGTCGCCAAAAAACATACGACCGCCAAACGTATGAAACGACCTACCGGGGTGAAGGGTCAATATAAAGTGGTGGATCCGAGGATGAAGAAAGATCTACGAGCCCAGAAGGCGAAGGAGAAAACTAAGGGTCGCGGCAAGAAAGCGGGCAAGACGGGCAAGACAAACAAACAGAGACCCGCGAAGAAAAAAGGGAATAAGGCCAAATGA